In Aliarcobacter faecis, a genomic segment contains:
- the motA gene encoding flagellar motor stator protein MotA yields MDLSVLIGMIGALTSISVGDIMEGGNPLHLLHFTSFLIVIPTAMLAAITATESHLVKAAFKEIKLVFKKLPINFEARIDELIEYAIVVKKQGVLALEKDIQNINHDFLKEALSMVVDGSKEEQIEENLEPIIEETEHYYHGASHYWLLAGETAPTMGLVGAVLGLILALQKLDNPAEMAAGIAGAFTATVTGIAGSYMFLGPWGHKLKAKAHLVIKEQQLIVAACKGMARGDAPGELKLKLTKMVTAMPYKV; encoded by the coding sequence ATGGATTTATCAGTACTTATAGGAATGATAGGCGCACTTACTTCTATTTCAGTAGGAGATATTATGGAGGGAGGAAATCCCCTTCATCTTCTGCACTTTACCTCATTTCTTATCGTTATTCCTACAGCTATGCTTGCAGCAATAACTGCAACTGAATCTCATCTAGTAAAAGCTGCTTTTAAAGAGATTAAATTAGTTTTTAAAAAACTTCCAATTAACTTTGAAGCAAGAATTGATGAATTAATTGAATACGCAATTGTTGTAAAAAAACAGGGTGTTTTAGCATTAGAAAAAGATATCCAGAATATTAACCATGATTTTTTAAAAGAGGCTTTAAGTATGGTTGTTGATGGTAGTAAAGAGGAACAAATAGAAGAAAACCTTGAACCTATTATTGAAGAGACTGAACACTACTATCATGGAGCTTCTCATTATTGGTTATTAGCTGGAGAAACTGCACCTACAATGGGACTTGTTGGAGCAGTACTTGGACTAATCCTAGCACTTCAAAAACTTGATAATCCTGCTGAAATGGCTGCTGGTATTGCTGGAGCATTTACAGCAACTGTTACAGGTATTGCTGGATCTTATATGTTTTTAGGTCCTTGGGGACATAAACTAAAAGCAAAAGCTCATTTAGTAATAAAAGAGCAACAACTAATTGTGGCCGCTTGTAAGGGTATGGCTAGAGGTGATGCACCAGGTGAGCTTAAACTTAAACTTACAAAAATGGTAACTGCAATGCCATATAAAGTGTAA
- a CDS encoding DEAD/DEAH box helicase — MKTLEQQLQELYLQKQELESKILELENSIKNQTIKEKKEFSKLEKIELFRKTFICREDIFAKKWKSKDGLKEGFSPVTSTFMGEDYLPFTNKDLEEHLRGNVFLASYLINKNQECKYVVLELNSEDVFRLQRALLELNIPVSYSLSSYNSIFAWIFFKEMISSKIAYSFLYFLQKKANISAKLYPNSEFATREKLGNYIELPLQLQYRNKNRTVFLDINTKKIYNDQWGYLSNIKRATKEQVYSFAKVLSPQNAQKDLKNIDFPLNSFEIILDSGIKIPIINLSKSFISKLKSFATFENPQIKLLLSLRKPLYNTPKYLKGYEESSEFLTLPRGLKELIFSYFKENLLNFSVKDNRIFEEIETKEIKFTLRPEQEDAIREILKFDSSICVAPPGFGKTLIGAKIFEQRAVKTLIIVNKNMLLDQWISRFVDYFGYKKSDIGYLGKSQNKLNGNIDIATMQSLNNSVEIIKNYTQVIVDECHHIPALTFEQIVKNFKGRYILGLSATPNRKDELEAILYQQLGSISYEYKKPKTHSNKLQVIKTEFTSSSDNYSTIINELVVDENRNQKIIETIKKNVDRKILLLSDRIEHLNILETMLKNENIPFIAIHGSQNRKEQVENMQKVKSSSLILATSSFFGEGIDFPHLNTIIFATPISFYGRLIQYLGRIGRGNQECLAIDFLDSKNPMLNSTYKKRLEGYKNMHYK; from the coding sequence ATGAAAACTCTTGAACAACAACTGCAAGAGCTATATTTACAAAAGCAAGAGCTAGAAAGTAAAATATTAGAGTTAGAGAACTCTATAAAAAATCAAACTATAAAAGAGAAAAAAGAGTTTTCAAAGCTTGAAAAAATCGAGCTTTTTAGAAAAACTTTTATTTGTAGAGAAGATATTTTTGCAAAAAAATGGAAGAGTAAAGATGGTTTAAAAGAGGGGTTTAGTCCTGTAACTTCTACTTTTATGGGGGAAGATTATCTTCCTTTTACAAATAAAGATTTAGAAGAGCATTTAAGAGGAAATGTTTTTTTAGCTTCATATTTAATAAATAAAAATCAAGAGTGTAAATATGTTGTTTTAGAGCTAAATAGTGAAGATGTTTTTAGGCTTCAAAGAGCTTTATTAGAGCTAAATATACCAGTTTCTTACTCTCTTAGTTCATATAACTCTATTTTTGCTTGGATATTTTTTAAAGAGATGATAAGTTCAAAAATAGCATATAGTTTTTTATATTTTCTACAAAAAAAGGCAAATATTAGTGCAAAACTCTATCCAAATAGTGAGTTTGCAACAAGAGAAAAATTAGGAAATTATATAGAGCTTCCTTTACAACTTCAATATAGAAATAAAAACCGTACAGTTTTTTTAGATATTAATACAAAAAAAATTTATAATGACCAGTGGGGTTATTTATCAAATATAAAAAGAGCTACTAAAGAACAAGTATATAGTTTTGCTAAAGTTTTAAGCCCACAAAATGCACAAAAAGATTTGAAAAATATAGATTTTCCACTTAATAGTTTTGAGATTATTTTAGATAGTGGAATTAAAATTCCTATTATAAATCTTTCAAAAAGTTTTATAAGTAAATTAAAATCTTTTGCAACTTTTGAAAACCCTCAAATAAAACTTCTATTATCTTTGCGAAAACCACTATATAATACTCCAAAATATTTAAAAGGTTATGAAGAGAGTAGTGAATTTTTAACTCTTCCACGAGGATTAAAAGAGTTGATCTTCTCATATTTTAAAGAGAATTTACTAAATTTTAGTGTAAAAGATAATCGTATTTTTGAAGAAATAGAGACAAAAGAGATTAAATTTACTCTAAGACCAGAGCAAGAAGATGCTATAAGAGAGATTTTAAAATTTGATAGCTCTATTTGTGTAGCACCACCTGGATTTGGTAAAACACTTATTGGAGCAAAAATCTTTGAACAAAGAGCAGTAAAAACTTTGATTATTGTAAACAAAAATATGTTACTTGACCAGTGGATAAGCCGTTTTGTGGACTACTTTGGATATAAGAAATCTGATATTGGATACTTAGGAAAGAGTCAAAATAAGCTTAATGGAAATATAGATATAGCTACTATGCAAAGTTTAAATAATAGTGTGGAGATAATAAAAAATTACACTCAAGTAATTGTTGATGAGTGCCATCATATTCCTGCCTTGACTTTTGAGCAGATTGTAAAAAACTTCAAAGGAAGATATATTTTAGGGCTTAGTGCCACACCAAATAGAAAAGATGAGCTTGAAGCTATTTTATATCAGCAATTAGGCTCTATCTCTTATGAGTATAAAAAGCCAAAAACACACTCAAATAAGTTACAAGTTATAAAAACAGAGTTTACAAGTTCTAGTGATAACTACTCAACAATAATAAATGAATTGGTTGTAGATGAAAATAGAAATCAAAAAATTATAGAAACTATAAAGAAAAATGTTGATAGAAAAATACTTCTTTTGAGTGATAGGATTGAACATTTAAATATTTTAGAAACTATGTTAAAAAATGAAAATATTCCTTTTATTGCAATTCATGGAAGTCAAAATAGAAAAGAGCAAGTAGAAAATATGCAAAAGGTAAAATCTAGCTCTTTGATATTAGCAACTAGCTCTTTTTTTGGAGAAGGGATAGATTTCCCCCATTTAAATACTATTATTTTTGCAACTCCCATCTCTTTTTATGGAAGATTGATACAATATTTAGGGAGAATTGGAAGAGGAAATCAAGAGTGTTTAGCTATTGATTTTTTAGATTCTAAAAATCCTATGTTAAACTCTACTTACAAAAAAAGGCTTGAAGGCTATAAAAATATGCATTATAAATAA
- a CDS encoding DUF6394 family protein: MNWGKVTFIFFTLMSLTTTAGFLYEQNVVALFVAAGVNLISTILKMGVKNLLSAELLASSLVADLHLIPAFLVFVFSGNLKLVIALAIGAIIANLFSVALTLIESAKNNDKDEF; the protein is encoded by the coding sequence ATGAATTGGGGAAAAGTTACCTTTATCTTTTTTACTTTAATGTCTCTTACAACAACGGCTGGATTTTTATATGAGCAAAATGTAGTTGCTCTATTTGTAGCTGCTGGGGTTAATTTAATCTCTACAATATTAAAAATGGGTGTTAAAAATCTTTTATCAGCAGAGCTACTTGCAAGCTCACTTGTTGCAGATTTACACTTAATTCCTGCATTTTTGGTATTTGTATTTTCTGGAAATTTAAAATTGGTAATAGCTTTGGCAATAGGTGCAATTATTGCAAATTTATTTTCAGTTGCTTTAACTTTAATTGAGAGTGCTAAAAATAATGATAAGGATGAGTTTTGA
- the lptE gene encoding LPS assembly lipoprotein LptE — MRVSKGFLVLVFTIILGLTFTACGYRPSVNYAKQEMRGNVFVRLNVSLEDPRNSVLVKDAVTKILIQKLGSNMVDNEKDADVVMDLGINRVSMETLQYDRDGYNKLYRANVFIGVKYFRKDNNNKVKSFTVDGEHDFAIETGTSINDSHRFDAITKASDKAVTEVLSRMAVSSFK; from the coding sequence ATGAGAGTTTCTAAAGGTTTTTTAGTTTTAGTTTTTACAATAATTCTTGGTCTTACTTTTACAGCTTGTGGATATAGACCAAGTGTAAATTATGCAAAACAAGAGATGAGAGGAAATGTTTTTGTAAGATTAAATGTTAGTTTAGAAGACCCTAGAAACTCTGTTTTAGTAAAAGATGCTGTTACAAAAATTTTAATCCAGAAATTGGGTTCTAATATGGTTGATAACGAGAAAGATGCTGATGTTGTTATGGATTTAGGAATAAATAGAGTATCTATGGAGACTTTACAATATGATAGAGATGGATATAATAAATTATATAGAGCGAATGTATTTATTGGTGTAAAATATTTTAGAAAAGATAATAACAATAAAGTAAAAAGCTTTACAGTTGATGGTGAACATGATTTTGCAATTGAAACAGGAACTAGTATAAATGACTCTCATAGATTTGATGCAATTACAAAAGCAAGTGATAAAGCTGTAACTGAAGTATTATCAAGAATGGCAGTGTCATCTTTTAAATGA
- the secD gene encoding protein translocase subunit SecD, which yields MKIFNFKLVIFIISIIFGVIFAIPSLLQTDYGKKINLGLDLQGGLHLLLGVNTHEAVTSKMKSIATAVKYFSDDEELLIDGLTVENDNVVFSVLDKDEMPKIDKMLAEISGLEISKDNLEYKLKLTNEEVLKTKDFSVVQAVETIRNRLDQFGLSEPTVLRQGESDIVVQLPGIKTAEDEKAARDLISKPANLELMAVDEDKNEQVYQMTSSQAAAYGDLILEDTNNPNKKYLVKEIPILDGSQIVDAKVAYNQSNQPIINFTLNSAGARIFADFTGKSVGKRLAIVLDGKVYSAPNINERIGGGSGQISGGFTVAEAGNVAIALRSGALLASVNLLEKRSVGPSLGADSIKASMIALISGTVLIFLFMIVYYRRAGLIANIALIANVFILLAVIALFGATLTLPGMAGIILTIGMAIDANVIINERIREVLRSGASVHKAIEDGYSNALRAIIDANITTLLVAVVLYAYGSGAIKGFAVTISIGVLTSMLTSIVGTHGIYQAILPKIAKDKNNKKWFGVA from the coding sequence TTGAAAATTTTTAATTTCAAACTCGTTATTTTTATAATTAGTATTATTTTTGGTGTTATTTTTGCTATCCCATCACTTTTACAAACAGATTATGGAAAAAAAATAAATTTAGGTCTTGACCTTCAAGGTGGACTTCATTTGCTTTTAGGTGTAAATACTCATGAAGCAGTAACTTCAAAGATGAAATCAATAGCAACAGCAGTTAAATATTTTAGTGATGATGAAGAACTTTTAATAGATGGATTAACTGTTGAAAATGATAATGTTGTTTTTTCTGTTTTAGACAAAGATGAGATGCCTAAAATAGACAAAATGTTAGCGGAGATTAGTGGTTTAGAAATCTCTAAAGATAATTTAGAATATAAATTAAAGCTTACAAATGAAGAAGTTTTAAAAACTAAAGATTTTTCTGTTGTTCAAGCTGTTGAGACTATTAGAAATAGACTCGATCAATTTGGGCTTAGTGAACCAACTGTTCTAAGACAAGGTGAAAGCGATATAGTTGTTCAACTTCCAGGTATTAAAACAGCTGAAGATGAAAAAGCAGCTAGAGATTTAATCTCAAAACCAGCAAATCTTGAGCTTATGGCAGTTGATGAAGATAAAAATGAGCAAGTATATCAAATGACTAGCTCACAAGCTGCAGCTTATGGAGATTTGATTTTAGAGGATACAAATAATCCAAATAAAAAATATTTAGTTAAAGAGATACCAATTTTAGATGGAAGTCAAATTGTTGATGCAAAAGTTGCATATAATCAATCAAATCAGCCAATTATTAATTTTACTCTAAACTCGGCAGGAGCTAGAATTTTTGCTGATTTTACAGGAAAAAGTGTTGGTAAAAGATTAGCAATTGTACTTGATGGAAAAGTTTATTCAGCTCCAAATATTAATGAAAGAATTGGTGGTGGAAGTGGACAAATTTCTGGTGGATTTACGGTTGCTGAAGCAGGAAATGTAGCAATTGCTCTTAGAAGTGGAGCATTATTAGCTAGTGTAAATCTTTTAGAAAAAAGAAGTGTTGGACCATCTCTTGGAGCTGATAGTATAAAGGCTTCGATGATAGCACTAATTAGTGGAACTGTTTTAATTTTCCTATTTATGATAGTTTATTATAGAAGAGCAGGACTTATTGCAAATATTGCTCTTATTGCAAATGTTTTTATTCTTTTAGCTGTAATTGCTCTTTTTGGAGCTACTTTAACACTTCCTGGTATGGCTGGAATTATTCTTACAATTGGTATGGCAATTGATGCCAATGTAATTATTAATGAGAGAATTAGAGAAGTATTAAGAAGTGGTGCAAGTGTCCATAAAGCAATAGAAGATGGATATTCAAATGCTCTTAGAGCTATTATTGATGCAAATATTACAACTTTACTTGTAGCAGTTGTTTTATACGCTTATGGAAGTGGTGCTATAAAAGGTTTTGCCGTTACTATTTCAATTGGAGTTTTAACATCAATGCTTACATCAATAGTTGGAACTCATGGTATTTATCAAGCAATTTTGCCAAAAATTGCAAAAGATAAAAATAATAAAAAATGGTTTGGAGTTGCATAA
- the motB gene encoding flagellar motor protein MotB, with product MSKKKCKCECPAGEKWAVPFADFLSLLLALFIALYALASANIEKQKALKDEFIKIYNFNAAADTLKEQDKSEKSTTDDPNDDSEEGQKMIMEAYSKLDELENKRIKGGHIIESSEGSIMTIPAQLIFESGKADITNEHAPSFLKRLAKLFETLPSDTEINVKGYAEENEVKKSKYQDALDLSTARANNVIRELIRLNIPRDRLFSSGFGASNSSNLKDKKVVVFELHTMKNFENSGEVDIESIFDKIRDEK from the coding sequence ATGTCTAAAAAAAAATGTAAGTGTGAATGTCCTGCTGGTGAAAAGTGGGCTGTTCCTTTTGCAGACTTTTTAAGTCTTTTACTAGCTCTTTTTATTGCTTTATATGCTTTAGCTTCGGCAAATATTGAAAAACAAAAAGCATTAAAAGATGAGTTTATAAAAATTTATAATTTTAATGCCGCAGCTGATACTTTAAAAGAGCAAGATAAAAGCGAAAAATCAACAACAGATGACCCTAATGATGACTCTGAAGAGGGTCAAAAAATGATAATGGAAGCTTATTCAAAACTTGATGAATTAGAAAATAAAAGAATTAAAGGTGGACATATTATTGAATCTTCAGAAGGAAGTATTATGACAATTCCTGCTCAACTTATCTTTGAATCAGGAAAAGCAGATATTACAAATGAACATGCCCCTAGTTTCCTTAAACGTTTAGCTAAACTTTTTGAAACACTTCCAAGTGATACAGAAATAAATGTAAAAGGTTATGCTGAAGAGAATGAAGTTAAAAAATCAAAATATCAAGATGCATTAGATTTATCAACTGCAAGAGCTAATAATGTAATTAGAGAATTAATAAGACTTAATATCCCAAGAGATAGACTCTTTTCATCAGGCTTTGGTGCAAGTAATTCTTCAAATCTAAAAGATAAAAAGGTTGTTGTTTTTGAACTACACACTATGAAAAACTTTGAAAATAGTGGGGAAGTTGATATTGAATCTATTTTTGATAAGATAAGAGATGAAAAATAA
- a CDS encoding Mur ligase family protein, translating into MSLKNLTLKEFLEHKTLYYDKIDYSYIKKSADILLKHIKLPFTIHIVGTNGKGSTGRFLSYYLYKNGFKTLHYSSPHIKKFNERIWINGSDVSDELLEISHNFLLNIYDEELLNKLTYFEYTTLLAFYIAKDCDYLVLEAGLGGEFDATNVVKNDLSLITTIGLDHISFLGDTIEKIARTKMRSVDTKMIIGYQEFEEVYETAIKVKDELKIEFNRNIEILKVEDFNIDYNFSFANYLKRNLSLVLKALNELPFSKTNPINLEIFNSTPLFGRCQKIRKNLTIDVGHNPLAATVLLKEFENKKVNLIYNSYADKDYKEVLTILKPIIKSIFIIDLQDTRIVKKEKLIEVIDELNLDLKEDLNFKEDEEYLAFGSFLVIEKILEKIGYENS; encoded by the coding sequence ATGAGTTTAAAAAATTTAACTTTAAAAGAGTTTTTGGAACATAAAACTCTCTATTATGACAAAATAGATTATAGTTATATAAAAAAATCTGCTGATATTTTGTTAAAACATATAAAACTTCCTTTTACTATTCATATTGTTGGAACAAATGGAAAAGGAAGTACGGGAAGATTTTTATCTTATTATTTATATAAAAATGGTTTTAAAACTCTTCATTATAGCTCTCCACATATAAAAAAATTTAATGAACGAATTTGGATAAATGGAAGTGATGTTAGTGATGAGTTGTTAGAAATATCTCATAATTTCTTACTTAATATTTATGATGAAGAACTTTTAAATAAGCTTACATATTTTGAATATACAACTCTTTTAGCTTTTTATATAGCAAAAGATTGTGATTATTTGGTACTTGAAGCAGGACTTGGTGGAGAGTTTGATGCTACAAATGTGGTAAAAAATGACTTAAGTTTAATTACAACTATTGGGCTTGATCATATCTCTTTTTTAGGGGATACCATAGAAAAAATAGCTAGAACAAAGATGCGTTCAGTTGATACAAAAATGATTATAGGTTATCAAGAGTTTGAAGAAGTTTATGAGACAGCAATTAAAGTAAAAGATGAGCTAAAAATTGAATTTAATAGAAATATAGAGATTTTAAAAGTTGAAGATTTTAATATAGATTATAATTTCTCTTTTGCTAACTATTTAAAAAGAAATTTAAGTCTGGTTTTAAAGGCTTTAAATGAGTTGCCTTTTTCTAAAACTAATCCTATAAATCTTGAAATCTTTAATTCAACACCACTTTTTGGAAGATGTCAAAAAATAAGAAAAAATTTAACTATTGATGTTGGGCATAATCCATTAGCTGCTACTGTTTTACTAAAAGAGTTTGAAAATAAAAAGGTAAATTTAATCTATAACTCTTATGCTGATAAGGATTATAAAGAGGTTCTTACAATTTTAAAACCAATTATAAAATCTATATTTATAATAGATTTACAGGATACTAGGATAGTTAAAAAAGAGAAATTAATAGAAGTTATAGATGAGTTAAATTTGGATTTAAAAGAGGATTTAAATTTTAAAGAAGATGAAGAGTATTTAGCTTTTGGTTCTTTTTTAGTTATTGAAAAGATTTTGGAAAAAATAGGTTATGAAAACTCTTGA
- the secF gene encoding protein translocase subunit SecF: MEIFNNSKTYDFMGKKITFLAISGILIIASIFLLLTRGLNYGIDFIGGTIVQVKYDGPAPIDKIREVLEGTKYAGSNVTEFGNSEEVTIRFTGSSSDVTNDISDQMNKILVPTGKFEIRKIDMVGAKVGSELKTKGTMALIMALLALLIYIAVRFEWRFAIASVIGLIHDVIITLGLLSLFKIDINLDMVAAILTLVGYTVNDTIIVNDRIRESLYTSKERDLDKLINESVSRTLSRTILTSLATLFVVSTMLIFGGEIIYAFSFTLFVGIIIGTYSSIFVVSPFIKFLGFNIDAYRSKEAQKEANRKEKEKLRAMYEQGRV; this comes from the coding sequence ATGGAAATTTTTAACAATAGTAAAACTTATGATTTTATGGGTAAGAAAATTACCTTTTTAGCTATTTCTGGAATTTTAATTATAGCTTCAATTTTTCTATTATTAACTAGAGGTTTAAATTATGGTATTGATTTTATTGGTGGTACAATAGTTCAAGTTAAATATGATGGTCCTGCACCAATAGATAAAATAAGAGAAGTTTTAGAAGGTACTAAATATGCTGGGTCTAATGTAACAGAGTTTGGAAACTCTGAGGAAGTAACTATTAGATTTACAGGTAGTTCAAGTGATGTAACAAATGATATTAGTGATCAAATGAATAAGATTTTGGTTCCAACTGGAAAATTTGAGATTAGAAAAATTGATATGGTTGGAGCAAAAGTTGGTTCAGAACTTAAAACAAAAGGAACTATGGCACTTATTATGGCTCTTTTAGCTTTGCTTATATATATAGCAGTTAGATTTGAGTGGAGATTTGCTATTGCTTCTGTTATTGGTCTTATTCATGATGTTATTATTACTTTAGGACTTTTAAGTCTATTTAAAATTGATATAAATCTGGATATGGTAGCTGCTATTTTAACCTTAGTTGGATATACAGTAAATGATACTATTATTGTAAATGATAGAATTAGAGAAAGTTTATATACAAGTAAAGAGAGAGATTTAGATAAATTAATAAATGAATCAGTTAGTAGAACATTATCAAGAACAATATTAACATCTTTAGCAACACTTTTTGTTGTTTCAACAATGTTAATATTTGGTGGTGAAATTATTTATGCCTTCTCCTTTACTCTATTTGTAGGAATTATAATTGGAACATACTCTTCAATTTTTGTAGTTTCTCCATTTATTAAATTCCTAGGATTTAATATTGATGCTTATAGAAGTAAAGAGGCTCAAAAAGAGGCAAATAGAAAAGAGAAAGAGAAGTTAAGAGCTATGTATGAACAAGGAAGAGTTTAA
- the leuS gene encoding leucine--tRNA ligase, giving the protein MEYNSKNIEKKWQDFWQENGSFEPSEDYKKEKKYILSMFPYPSGRIHMGHVRNYCLGDAFARHFRKNGFNVLHPIGWDSFGMPAENAAIKNKLHPKKWTYENIDYMREELKSLGLSFSKNQEFATSDELYTKWEQEFIIKMYEEGIVYRKSATVNWCNDCQTVLANEQVVEGCCWRCDNEVVPKEMPGYYIAITKYAQTLLDDLKLLENSWPSQVLTMQENWIGRSEGLEFKFDLSMESRGKLNRVFTKYFVFTTRPDTIYGVTYSALAPEHPIVKYILENELLPKNKLNAIKNMQKIPERERGALEKEGIDLEIEAVHPLTGQKIPVWVANFVLSSYGEGAVMAVPAHDQRDFEFAKKYNLPIKQVIIGSNGVVEKPTEAFVDDGILIDSESFSGLKNSDAKQAIIYHFEQNSFGIKKINFKLRDWGVSRQRYWGAPIPFVHCNSCGLVPEKLENLPVALPSDVEITGEGNPLDLHPTWKKCSCPNCGKEATRETDTLDTFVQSSWYFLRYATNYKKWKKEGISESDSSYWMDVDQYIGGIEHAILHLLYARFFTKVLKDLGYTESNEPFKRLLTQGMVLKDGAKMSKSKGNVVDPDMIIDKYGADTARLFILFAAPPTKELEWNDSAVEGAYKFIKRFYERAKNVTKVGIDNFKNLEQNSLNKDEKEARRKVYEALIKSNEVFNKTYAFNTLIASCMEALNALSAQQNDSVWAEAYYILTNILEPIIPHASWELANKLFELKNFDNVLEIKEEVFTKDSIVLAVTINGKKRCEIEVSPNASNDEILALAKQNSAKWLQDFTIIKEIVVPNKLVNFVIKG; this is encoded by the coding sequence ATAGAATATAATTCAAAAAATATTGAAAAAAAATGGCAAGATTTTTGGCAAGAAAATGGCTCTTTTGAACCAAGTGAAGATTATAAAAAAGAGAAAAAATATATTTTAAGTATGTTTCCATACCCAAGTGGTAGAATTCATATGGGACATGTGAGAAATTATTGTTTAGGTGATGCTTTTGCTAGACATTTTAGAAAAAATGGTTTCAATGTTCTTCATCCAATAGGTTGGGATAGTTTTGGAATGCCTGCGGAAAATGCAGCTATAAAAAATAAGCTTCACCCAAAAAAATGGACTTATGAAAATATTGATTATATGAGAGAAGAGTTAAAATCTTTAGGATTGTCTTTTAGTAAGAATCAAGAGTTTGCAACAAGTGATGAGCTTTATACAAAGTGGGAACAAGAGTTTATCATTAAAATGTATGAAGAAGGAATTGTTTATAGAAAAAGTGCAACAGTAAATTGGTGTAATGATTGTCAAACAGTTTTAGCAAATGAGCAAGTTGTTGAGGGTTGTTGTTGGAGATGTGATAATGAGGTTGTTCCAAAAGAGATGCCAGGTTATTATATAGCAATTACAAAATATGCACAAACTTTACTTGATGATTTAAAACTTTTAGAAAACTCTTGGCCATCTCAAGTTTTAACAATGCAAGAAAACTGGATTGGAAGAAGTGAAGGTTTAGAGTTTAAGTTTGATTTATCTATGGAATCAAGAGGGAAATTAAATAGAGTATTTACAAAATATTTTGTATTTACAACAAGACCTGATACTATTTATGGAGTTACTTATTCAGCACTTGCTCCTGAACATCCAATAGTAAAATATATTTTAGAAAATGAACTTTTACCAAAGAATAAATTAAATGCAATAAAAAATATGCAAAAAATCCCAGAAAGAGAAAGGGGAGCTTTAGAAAAAGAGGGAATTGACCTTGAAATTGAAGCTGTTCATCCATTAACTGGACAAAAAATACCAGTTTGGGTTGCAAATTTTGTTTTAAGCTCTTATGGAGAGGGTGCTGTTATGGCAGTTCCAGCACATGATCAAAGAGATTTTGAGTTTGCAAAAAAATATAATTTACCAATTAAGCAAGTAATTATTGGAAGTAATGGAGTTGTAGAAAAACCAACAGAAGCTTTTGTTGATGATGGAATTTTAATTGATAGTGAGAGTTTTTCAGGACTTAAAAATAGTGATGCAAAACAAGCAATTATTTACCACTTTGAACAGAACTCTTTTGGTATTAAAAAGATTAATTTTAAATTAAGAGATTGGGGAGTTTCAAGACAAAGATATTGGGGAGCTCCTATCCCTTTTGTACATTGTAATAGTTGTGGATTAGTTCCTGAGAAGTTGGAAAATCTTCCTGTTGCCTTACCTAGTGATGTTGAGATTACAGGGGAGGGAAATCCACTAGACCTTCATCCTACTTGGAAAAAATGTTCTTGTCCAAATTGTGGTAAAGAAGCAACAAGAGAGACTGACACTTTAGATACTTTTGTTCAATCATCTTGGTATTTTTTAAGATATGCAACAAATTATAAAAAATGGAAAAAAGAGGGAATCTCAGAAAGTGATAGCTCTTATTGGATGGATGTTGATCAATATATTGGTGGAATTGAACATGCTATTTTACACCTTCTATATGCAAGATTTTTTACAAAAGTATTAAAAGATTTGGGATATACAGAATCAAATGAACCATTTAAAAGACTTTTAACTCAAGGCATGGTTTTAAAAGATGGTGCAAAGATGTCTAAATCAAAAGGAAATGTAGTAGATCCAGATATGATTATAGATAAATATGGTGCTGATACAGCTAGACTATTTATTCTATTTGCTGCTCCACCTACAAAAGAGTTAGAGTGGAATGATAGTGCTGTCGAGGGTGCTTATAAATTTATAAAAAGATTTTATGAAAGAGCGAAAAATGTAACAAAAGTTGGAATTGATAACTTTAAAAATCTTGAACAAAACTCTTTAAATAAAGATGAAAAAGAGGCTAGAAGAAAAGTATATGAAGCTCTTATTAAATCAAATGAGGTATTTAATAAAACTTATGCTTTTAATACTTTAATTGCTTCTTGTATGGAGGCTTTAAATGCTCTATCTGCTCAACAAAATGATAGTGTTTGGGCAGAAGCTTACTATATTTTAACAAATATTTTAGAGCCTATTATTCCTCATGCTAGTTGGGAATTAGCAAATAAATTGTTTGAGCTTAAAAACTTTGATAATGTTTTAGAAATAAAAGAAGAGGTATTTACAAAAGATAGTATAGTTTTAGCAGTTACAATTAATGGTAAAAAAAGATGTGAGATTGAAGTAAGTCCAAATGCTTCAAATGATGAGATTTTAGCTTTAGCAAAACAAAATTCTGCTAAATGGTTACAAGATTTTACAATTATAAAAGAGATTGTTGTTCCAAATAAGCTTGTAAATTTTGTAATTAAAGGATAA